A genomic stretch from Nitrobacter winogradskyi Nb-255 includes:
- a CDS encoding YdcF family protein, with amino-acid sequence MSKEARHDNVEAPRRAPGRRRGMLLATLVAAAGIAFVGAAVGFVGFLSQLRGVETKPAANADGIVVLTGGSSRISDAVDLLAGGYGKRLLISGVHPTNGVSDISRSLPDSQRLLTCCVDLDRSAVNTRSNASETRRWVDGQGFRSLIVVTSNYHMPRAIVELSHAMPDVTLIPFAVIGEKWREEPWWTSGATLRLLLSEYVKYLAAEARVRLAHLGLDLELPPENADQSTGAIQPRRPASG; translated from the coding sequence ATGAGTAAAGAAGCACGTCACGACAATGTGGAAGCTCCTCGCCGGGCGCCGGGCCGCCGGCGCGGTATGCTGCTTGCGACCCTGGTTGCCGCCGCCGGAATCGCCTTTGTCGGGGCGGCGGTCGGCTTCGTCGGATTTCTGTCGCAGCTGCGGGGGGTGGAGACAAAGCCCGCGGCTAACGCGGACGGCATTGTGGTGCTCACCGGCGGCTCGTCGCGGATTTCCGATGCCGTTGATCTGCTGGCCGGCGGCTACGGCAAGCGGCTGCTGATTTCGGGCGTTCATCCGACGAACGGGGTCAGCGATATTTCGCGCTCGCTGCCGGACAGCCAGCGGCTTCTGACGTGTTGCGTCGATCTCGATCGCTCCGCGGTCAACACCCGGAGCAACGCAAGCGAGACGCGGCGCTGGGTCGACGGGCAAGGCTTCCGCTCACTGATCGTGGTGACATCCAACTACCATATGCCTCGCGCCATCGTCGAACTGTCGCATGCGATGCCTGATGTCACCTTGATTCCGTTCGCGGTCATTGGCGAAAAGTGGCGCGAGGAGCCATGGTGGACAAGCGGCGCGACCTTGCGGCTCCTGCTATCGGAGTATGTCAAATACCTCGCCGCCGAGGCGCGGGTTCGGCTGGCTCATCTTGGCCTCGACCTCGAACTCCCGCCCGAAAACGCGGATCAGTCGACCGGCGCGATCCAGCCACGACGGCCGGCCTCGGGCTGA
- a CDS encoding lysophospholipid acyltransferase family protein, which produces MISIFLRSLVFNILFYVTMAIWMVAALPTFLMPRAVLVRMAKAWGRWNIWLMRVICGTRVKILGTGKIPKGPLIFASKHQSTWETFALFSLIDQPVFILKRELTWIPFFGWYLLKTGMIGIDRKAGLRSLKMLVRMTREQVRLGRQLVIFPEGTRRPIGAPPSYKSGVAMIYAEGGVPCVPVALNSGLCWPRRTFLRYPGTITVEFLDPLPQGLRRDEFMSRLTASIEGATASLVEAGRREQARLSGRVKDAGAGGGRA; this is translated from the coding sequence ATGATTTCCATCTTTCTGCGCTCGCTGGTTTTCAACATTCTGTTCTATGTGACGATGGCGATCTGGATGGTTGCCGCGCTGCCGACATTCCTGATGCCGCGCGCGGTGCTCGTCAGGATGGCGAAGGCCTGGGGGCGCTGGAACATCTGGCTGATGCGCGTCATCTGCGGCACGCGCGTCAAAATTCTCGGCACCGGGAAAATTCCGAAAGGTCCGCTGATTTTCGCCTCCAAGCATCAGTCGACGTGGGAGACTTTCGCCCTTTTCAGCCTCATCGATCAGCCGGTCTTCATCCTCAAGCGCGAGCTGACATGGATTCCGTTCTTCGGCTGGTATCTGCTGAAGACGGGAATGATCGGCATCGACCGCAAGGCCGGCCTGCGCTCGCTGAAGATGCTGGTCCGGATGACGCGGGAGCAGGTGCGTCTCGGCCGCCAGCTTGTTATTTTTCCGGAAGGAACGCGACGCCCGATCGGAGCCCCGCCGTCCTACAAGAGCGGCGTCGCCATGATCTATGCCGAAGGCGGCGTGCCCTGTGTTCCGGTGGCCCTCAACTCCGGCCTGTGCTGGCCGCGCCGGACGTTCCTGCGCTATCCGGGAACGATCACGGTCGAATTCCTCGATCCGCTGCCGCAGGGTTTGCGGCGTGATGAATTCATGTCGCGCCTGACGGCATCGATCGAGGGAGCGACCGCGTCCCTGGTCGAGGCGGGGCGGCGCGAGCAGGCGCGGCTGTCGGGTCGGGTGAAGGACGCGGGAGCGGGCGGGGGTAGAGCATGA
- a CDS encoding gamma-glutamylcyclotransferase, with amino-acid sequence MSVQRQFETAFDSSGNDLWIFAYGSLMWRPGFDFAEQVPARLIGEHRALCVYSFDHRGTPERPGLVLGLDRGGACRGIAFRVAASRREATIAYLREREQTTHVYREVTRSVWLEDDARRRVSALAYVVDRGHVQYAGRLTLADQARYVRQGHGRSGHNRDYVLSTVRSIESQGFRDLKLHQLAELLHNDTPMPR; translated from the coding sequence ATGAGCGTGCAGCGACAATTTGAAACGGCTTTCGACAGTTCCGGCAACGATCTCTGGATATTTGCCTACGGTTCGCTGATGTGGAGACCCGGATTCGATTTCGCCGAGCAGGTTCCGGCGCGGCTGATCGGCGAGCACCGGGCGCTCTGCGTCTATTCGTTCGACCATCGCGGGACGCCCGAGAGACCGGGGCTGGTTCTCGGGCTCGACCGGGGGGGCGCCTGCCGGGGCATCGCATTCCGGGTTGCGGCCAGCCGGCGCGAGGCAACGATCGCATATTTGCGGGAGCGCGAGCAGACCACCCACGTCTACCGCGAGGTGACGCGCTCCGTCTGGCTGGAGGACGACGCGCGACGGCGGGTCAGCGCGCTCGCTTATGTGGTCGATCGCGGTCACGTCCAGTATGCCGGTCGGCTGACTCTGGCGGACCAGGCCCGTTACGTCCGGCAGGGGCACGGCCGCTCCGGACATAACCGGGACTATGTCCTGTCGACCGTGAGGTCGATCGAGTCACAGGGCTTTCGCGACCTAAAGCTGCACCAGCTGGCTGAACTGCTGCACAACGATACGCCGATGCCGAGGTAG
- a CDS encoding DUF2125 domain-containing protein, producing the protein MNAANNASSKYRLWPIFVMPVLVVIAAAAWSAFWFYAASQVDQTVDAWRAREAASGRIYDCAKRTVAGFPFRLEVRCEDATVELRSQTAEQAAAQMPPLTARLGDILVIAQIYTPRLLIAEFKAPATLSRHGQPVMVVDWRVGRSSIVGLPDTPKSADIVFDDLAIDRMVESVRTPAARAAHVELHGRTAEKSTLDKPMIETAVELSGATLSDIHPVLTQPFNAEVGAIVHGLKDFTPKPWPVRFRELQAAGGRIEIRQSRIQQGDLIAIAAGSLGLTADGHLDGELHMTATGFEKMIPALGIDKMLEQGVPQETLDKVAPGVKSKDIDNLFGALDRAIPGLGRAVRENANVGVAAGLAAIGQEATLENKKARSFPLRFVAGAVFIGPLKVAQTPPLF; encoded by the coding sequence ATGAATGCTGCCAACAACGCCTCCAGCAAGTACCGTCTTTGGCCCATTTTCGTCATGCCCGTGCTGGTGGTCATCGCCGCCGCCGCCTGGAGCGCGTTCTGGTTTTATGCGGCCTCGCAGGTCGATCAGACTGTTGATGCCTGGCGGGCGCGCGAAGCGGCGTCCGGACGCATCTATGATTGCGCCAAGCGGACGGTCGCCGGATTTCCGTTCCGTCTTGAGGTCCGCTGCGAGGATGCGACCGTCGAGCTGAGGTCGCAGACAGCCGAGCAGGCCGCGGCGCAGATGCCTCCCTTGACCGCGCGCCTCGGGGACATCCTGGTGATCGCGCAGATCTACACGCCCAGGCTGCTGATCGCGGAGTTCAAGGCGCCTGCGACGCTCTCCCGCCACGGTCAGCCGGTGATGGTCGTCGATTGGCGTGTCGGGCGCAGCAGCATCGTCGGACTGCCCGATACGCCGAAGAGCGCGGATATCGTTTTCGACGACCTTGCGATCGACCGCATGGTGGAATCGGTTCGGACACCGGCCGCACGCGCCGCCCATGTGGAGCTTCACGGCCGCACCGCGGAGAAGTCCACACTGGACAAGCCCATGATCGAGACCGCCGTGGAGTTGAGCGGAGCCACTCTTTCGGACATTCACCCGGTGCTGACGCAACCGTTCAATGCCGAGGTCGGCGCGATCGTTCACGGGCTGAAGGATTTCACGCCAAAACCCTGGCCGGTACGGTTTCGTGAATTGCAGGCGGCCGGCGGCCGTATCGAGATCAGGCAGTCGCGGATCCAGCAGGGCGATCTGATCGCGATCGCCGCGGGTTCGCTGGGGCTTACCGCCGACGGGCACCTTGACGGCGAATTGCACATGACAGCGACCGGTTTCGAGAAAATGATCCCAGCGCTCGGAATCGATAAAATGCTGGAGCAGGGCGTCCCGCAGGAGACTCTCGATAAGGTCGCGCCCGGCGTGAAAAGTAAGGATATCGACAATCTGTTCGGTGCGCTCGACCGGGCGATTCCCGGCCTTGGCAGGGCCGTGCGCGAAAACGCCAATGTCGGCGTCGCCGCGGGTCTCGCCGCGATTGGTCAGGAAGCGACGCTGGAAAACAAAAAGGCGCGCTCCTTCCCGCTGCGGTTCGTTGCCGGCGCGGTCTTCATCGGGCCGTTGAAGGTCGCCCAGACGCCGCCGCTGTTCTGA